In one window of Kitasatospora sp. MMS16-BH015 DNA:
- a CDS encoding acetyl-CoA carboxylase biotin carboxylase subunit family protein: MNPEIGSRRDVLIFSKRLAGGVRKVAQILEGLGRQPVLVSALAEDLNRDSCAAHLVVDWERDGPEALVAAAEAAGVVPTAVVNFVEPLISWQLAVARHYGLPGGEPGREALLSKARVREELRRIGRSELEFHAGPAAGIAVEAVARYPVIVKPSRDSGGSRLVRRADDAAALAAHLKEIEAVVGPDFELIVEGYLDGREFSVDGPLVAGEFHGLFVVEKTEHDEERHHDAGLNVSPPTSPHVARGAAELTAEITELCHHLGLSQGWLHVEGRAFADGSAELVEINPRPGGGLYRSATMRTCGVDPIELSVLAALGELGPATARGYRRSEELLALYPVDADRPGTLTAATPVEEMLRIPGVVDAYRTMGYRVESFDQENIFAEFLLTAASPAALAEVAERVRAAFRYTFE, translated from the coding sequence GTGAATCCGGAAATCGGCTCGCGGCGCGATGTGTTGATTTTCTCCAAGCGGCTGGCCGGCGGGGTCCGGAAGGTGGCGCAGATCCTGGAGGGGCTCGGCCGCCAGCCCGTCCTGGTCTCGGCGCTGGCGGAGGACCTGAACCGGGATTCCTGCGCCGCGCACCTGGTGGTCGACTGGGAGCGGGACGGCCCGGAGGCGCTCGTGGCGGCGGCCGAGGCGGCCGGGGTGGTGCCGACGGCGGTGGTCAACTTCGTCGAGCCGCTGATCAGTTGGCAGCTGGCGGTGGCCCGGCACTACGGGCTGCCCGGCGGGGAGCCGGGCCGGGAGGCCCTGCTCAGCAAGGCCCGGGTGCGCGAGGAGCTGCGCCGGATCGGGCGCTCGGAGCTGGAGTTCCATGCCGGCCCGGCCGCCGGCATCGCGGTGGAGGCGGTGGCCCGGTACCCGGTCATCGTCAAGCCCTCGCGGGATTCCGGTGGCTCCCGGCTGGTCCGGCGGGCGGATGACGCGGCGGCGCTGGCCGCGCACCTGAAGGAGATCGAGGCGGTGGTCGGCCCGGACTTCGAGCTGATCGTGGAGGGCTACCTGGACGGCCGGGAGTTCTCGGTGGACGGGCCGCTGGTGGCGGGCGAGTTCCACGGCCTGTTCGTGGTGGAGAAGACCGAGCACGACGAGGAGCGCCACCACGACGCCGGCCTCAACGTCTCCCCGCCGACCTCCCCGCACGTGGCCCGGGGCGCGGCCGAACTCACTGCCGAGATAACCGAGTTGTGCCACCACCTGGGCCTGTCGCAGGGCTGGCTGCACGTGGAGGGCCGGGCCTTCGCCGACGGCAGCGCCGAGCTGGTGGAGATCAACCCCCGCCCCGGCGGCGGCCTCTACCGCAGCGCGACCATGCGCACCTGCGGGGTCGACCCGATCGAGCTCTCGGTGCTGGCCGCGCTCGGCGAGCTCGGCCCGGCGACGGCCCGGGGCTACCGCCGCAGCGAGGAGCTGCTGGCGCTCTACCCGGTGGACGCCGATCGGCCCGGCACCCTGACCGCGGCCACCCCGGTCGAGGAGATGCTGCGGATCCCGGGCGTGGTCGACGCGTACCGGACCATGGGGTATCGGGTGGAATCCTTCGACCAGGAGAACATCTTCGCCGAGTTCCTGCTCACGGCGGCGAGCCCGGCCGCGCTGGCCGAGGTGGCCGAACGGGTCCGGGCGGCCTTCCGCTACACCTTCGAGTAG
- a CDS encoding ketoacyl-ACP synthase III family protein has translation MRWDNLYIAGLGAYLPPTVSAAEAAEAGAYDRKDFESYQIRSVTAAPPGLPAVDMAVAAASRAVRRSGHKTPDFGLVLHASMFHQGQDMWTPAHYVQREVLGGNALALDISPGANGGLAGLELAASHLASHPADRAVLLTCADAFRLPRFDRWRSDDNGVFGDGAAALVLSRYGGPLQLLASASAASPELEPVCRGYDGWTDTPYERPGPVDIRGRKAAWFAKEPNPAAVFGRLAAQMHATVGQALRDAEATLGEVAFLVHANFGTPFAEGQFHKPLGIEAGRTMHDWGLDVGHVGGADQLLGLHQLVESGRARQGDLILLLGASMGFSWTAAVARVTTWAP, from the coding sequence ATGAGATGGGACAACCTCTACATAGCCGGCCTGGGTGCCTACCTGCCGCCGACGGTGAGCGCCGCCGAGGCGGCCGAGGCCGGCGCCTATGACCGGAAGGACTTCGAGAGCTACCAGATCCGCTCGGTGACGGCCGCCCCGCCCGGGCTGCCCGCCGTCGACATGGCGGTGGCCGCGGCCTCCAGAGCCGTCCGGCGCAGCGGGCACAAGACGCCCGACTTCGGACTGGTCCTGCACGCCTCGATGTTCCACCAGGGCCAGGACATGTGGACCCCGGCCCACTACGTCCAGCGCGAGGTGCTGGGCGGCAACGCGCTGGCCCTGGACATCTCCCCGGGTGCCAACGGCGGCCTGGCCGGCCTGGAGCTGGCCGCCTCGCACCTGGCCTCCCACCCGGCCGACCGGGCCGTCCTGCTGACCTGCGCGGACGCCTTCCGGCTGCCGCGCTTCGACCGCTGGCGCTCCGACGACAACGGCGTCTTCGGGGACGGCGCGGCGGCCCTGGTGCTCTCCCGCTACGGCGGCCCGCTCCAGCTGCTGGCCAGCGCCTCGGCCGCCTCCCCCGAGCTGGAGCCGGTCTGCCGGGGCTACGACGGCTGGACGGACACCCCGTACGAGCGGCCCGGGCCGGTGGACATCCGCGGCCGCAAGGCCGCCTGGTTCGCCAAGGAGCCGAACCCGGCGGCCGTCTTCGGCCGGCTGGCCGCCCAGATGCACGCCACCGTCGGCCAGGCCCTGCGGGACGCGGAGGCCACCCTCGGCGAGGTGGCCTTCCTGGTGCACGCGAACTTCGGCACCCCGTTCGCCGAGGGCCAGTTCCACAAGCCGCTCGGCATCGAGGCCGGCCGCACCATGCACGACTGGGGCCTGGACGTGGGCCACGTCGGCGGGGCCGACCAACTGCTGGGCCTGCACCAGCTGGTGGAGAGCGGCCGGGCCCGCCAGGGCGACCTGATCCTGCTGCTGGGCGCCTCGATGGGCTTCAGCTGGACGGCCGCCGTGGCCCGGGTCACCACCTGGGCGCCCTGA
- a CDS encoding DHA2 family efflux MFS transporter permease subunit: protein MEANPKRWWVLIVVSLAQFIIAIDSSVVNVMGPRLKESIGLSTTGLQWVMNIYVLLFGGLLLLGGRLSDVLGRKAMFIGGLAVFTIASFTAGFAHSEGQLLASRAAQGIAAAALSPASLSILVTSFPDPGERSKAFGIWGAVIGIGASVGTIIGGAIANADWRWAFWINVPIGLVVGLGAVALVTRSVRSGPRPPVDLIGAFTATAGVLLLVYGIVTTDQHGWGSATTIGCFAAAVALLIAFVVVESKSKAPLVPLRLFRSRAVVSGALGEFLTAGLMMPLFFLIPLYLQNVLGYSTLQTGLAWIPTSLGLMICAPIASQLITKIGARPMYLLGTLVLGGTLAVAIAIPQHSSFWGFMLPLSALFGVGLVLCLIATPVVGTSQATEEDAGTTSALLNASTQLGAAFGLAIAVTVFNNRVTHQLASGHSANASLVSGISIAATALLVMLGLSIVNGLVGFRGLGKPDPEAAKAPGH, encoded by the coding sequence GTGGAAGCGAACCCCAAGCGGTGGTGGGTGCTGATCGTCGTCTCCCTCGCGCAGTTCATCATCGCCATCGACTCCTCGGTCGTGAACGTGATGGGCCCGCGGCTCAAGGAGTCGATCGGCCTGTCCACCACCGGCCTCCAGTGGGTCATGAACATCTACGTCCTGCTCTTCGGCGGTCTGCTGCTGCTCGGCGGCCGGCTCTCCGACGTGCTGGGCCGCAAGGCGATGTTCATCGGTGGTCTGGCCGTGTTCACCATCGCCTCCTTCACCGCCGGGTTCGCCCACAGCGAGGGCCAGTTGCTGGCCTCCCGGGCCGCGCAGGGCATCGCCGCCGCCGCGCTCTCGCCCGCCTCGCTCTCCATCCTCGTCACCTCCTTCCCCGACCCCGGTGAGCGCAGCAAGGCGTTCGGCATCTGGGGTGCGGTGATCGGCATCGGCGCCAGCGTCGGCACCATCATCGGTGGCGCGATCGCCAACGCCGACTGGCGGTGGGCCTTCTGGATCAACGTGCCGATCGGCCTGGTGGTCGGTCTCGGCGCGGTGGCCCTGGTCACCCGCTCCGTCCGCAGCGGCCCGCGTCCGCCGGTCGACCTGATCGGTGCCTTCACGGCCACCGCCGGCGTGCTGCTGCTGGTCTACGGCATCGTCACCACCGACCAGCACGGCTGGGGCTCGGCGACCACGATCGGTTGCTTCGCCGCCGCCGTCGCGCTCCTGATCGCCTTCGTGGTGGTCGAGAGCAAGAGCAAGGCGCCGCTCGTCCCGCTCCGGCTGTTCCGCAGCCGGGCCGTGGTCTCCGGGGCGCTCGGCGAGTTCCTCACCGCCGGCCTGATGATGCCGCTGTTCTTCCTGATCCCGCTCTACCTGCAGAACGTGCTCGGCTACTCCACCCTCCAGACCGGTCTGGCCTGGATCCCGACCAGCCTCGGCCTGATGATCTGCGCGCCGATCGCCTCGCAGCTCATCACCAAGATCGGCGCCCGTCCGATGTACCTGCTCGGCACCCTGGTGCTGGGCGGCACCCTGGCGGTGGCGATCGCCATCCCGCAGCACAGCAGCTTCTGGGGCTTCATGCTCCCGCTCTCCGCGCTCTTCGGGGTCGGTCTGGTGCTCTGCCTGATCGCCACCCCGGTGGTCGGCACCTCGCAGGCCACCGAGGAGGACGCGGGCACCACCTCCGCCCTGCTCAACGCCTCCACCCAGCTCGGCGCCGCCTTCGGTCTGGCGATCGCCGTCACCGTCTTCAACAACCGCGTCACCCACCAGCTGGCCTCCGGCCACAGCGCCAACGCCTCGCTGGTGAGCGGCATCTCGATCGCGGCCACCGCCCTGCTGGTGATGCTCGGCCTGAGCATCGTCAACGGCCTGGTCGGCTTCCGTGGTCTCGGCAAGCCCGACCCGGAGGCCGCCAAGGCCCCCGGCCACTGA
- a CDS encoding FAD-dependent monooxygenase — MTAALNTQVCVVGGGPAGLALALELARYSREVVVVEQSGHFNRSFRGESISPDSVWMLEKLGILDQVRDSTLRTERMVITDGGKDVLSADFADFDEPSRYPMELPQPVLLEALAAEAAHHPGFALLRRTTATGLIHDGDRVAGVSCTGPDGPLEIRAKLVVAADGRFSKIREMAGMRYDKIPLERDFVWFKVPIPESWDGHTLRVRILGDRHGLFIPTVPDLIRIGFNIPKGGLRELRKEGIGALHERIDELAPELSQGVREHVKGWSDTSMLDIFTAVVPEWSVPGLVLIGDAAHTLTPVLGQGVNQAMVDAITLAPLVSRALLAADPYRALDEAGRTFQAAREEAVSTARRLQMRQERAFALSHPLAVALRRAVYRVVSVSPGLKRSIVGGVYYQLQDQVRRSGKPLELAPATRPAAPAPAPVTDNAR; from the coding sequence ATGACAGCTGCACTGAACACCCAGGTGTGTGTGGTGGGAGGCGGCCCGGCGGGACTCGCCCTCGCGCTCGAACTCGCCCGGTACTCCCGCGAGGTGGTCGTCGTCGAGCAGAGCGGGCACTTCAACCGCTCGTTCCGCGGCGAGTCCATCTCGCCCGACTCGGTCTGGATGCTGGAGAAGCTCGGCATCCTCGACCAGGTCAGAGACAGCACGCTGCGCACCGAGCGGATGGTCATCACCGACGGCGGCAAGGACGTGCTCTCCGCCGACTTCGCCGACTTCGACGAGCCCAGCCGCTACCCGATGGAGCTGCCCCAGCCGGTGCTCCTGGAGGCGCTGGCCGCCGAGGCCGCCCACCACCCCGGCTTCGCGCTGCTGCGCCGCACCACCGCCACCGGCCTGATCCACGACGGGGACAGGGTGGCCGGCGTCAGCTGCACCGGCCCGGACGGGCCGCTGGAGATCCGGGCCAAGCTGGTGGTCGCCGCCGACGGCCGGTTCAGCAAGATCCGCGAGATGGCCGGGATGCGCTACGACAAGATCCCGCTGGAGCGGGACTTCGTCTGGTTCAAGGTACCGATCCCGGAGAGCTGGGACGGCCACACCCTGCGGGTGCGCATCCTCGGCGACCGGCACGGCCTGTTCATCCCGACCGTGCCCGACCTGATCCGGATCGGCTTCAACATCCCCAAGGGCGGCCTGCGCGAGCTGCGCAAGGAGGGCATCGGCGCCCTGCACGAGCGGATCGACGAGCTGGCCCCCGAGCTCTCCCAGGGCGTCCGGGAGCACGTCAAGGGCTGGTCCGACACCTCGATGCTGGACATCTTCACCGCCGTCGTCCCCGAGTGGTCCGTCCCCGGCCTGGTGCTGATCGGCGACGCCGCGCACACCCTCACCCCGGTGCTCGGCCAGGGCGTCAACCAGGCCATGGTGGACGCGATCACGCTCGCCCCGCTGGTCTCCCGCGCGCTGCTGGCCGCCGACCCGTACCGGGCCCTGGACGAGGCAGGCCGCACCTTCCAGGCCGCCCGCGAGGAGGCCGTCTCCACCGCCCGGCGGCTCCAGATGCGCCAGGAGCGCGCCTTCGCGCTCTCCCACCCGCTGGCGGTCGCGCTGCGCCGCGCGGTCTACCGGGTGGTCTCGGTCAGCCCCGGCCTCAAGCGCTCGATCGTCGGCGGCGTCTACTACCAGCTCCAGGACCAGGTGCGGCGCAGCGGCAAGCCGCTGGAGCTCGCCCCGGCCACCCGCCCGGCCGCCCCCGCGCCCGCGCCGGTGACCGACAACGCCCGCTGA
- a CDS encoding cytochrome P450 — protein sequence MTEAEPQDFPFERTSALHPCPHYARLREESALAAIRMPSGDTGQLVTRYEDVRSVLSDDRFSRAATMEDGAPRYGPAPQKFKTLLNMDDPEHSRVRRLVSREFTARRVAGLRPRIQEFTDRLLDEMAAVEAREVDLVKALAFPLPVLMICELLGVPFEDREQFAAWSDSFMSITAVSVEEILAAQRALYVYLAGLIKAKRENPGQDLLSALTQISDSDEGRLSEEELTFLGISLLLAGHETTANSIANGVTALLSHPDQLEILRKEPELMPGAVEELLRLFPPGDETLLRIALEDVEIDGQVVPAGHAVLPSLGSANRDERHFEQAEVFDVRRQQVDHMTFGQGAHYCLGSGLARAELQIVIETLIRRFPTLRLAVPLAEVPRHTGRLVHGVSRLPVAW from the coding sequence ATGACCGAAGCCGAGCCGCAGGACTTCCCCTTCGAACGGACCTCGGCCCTGCACCCCTGCCCGCACTACGCCCGGCTCCGCGAGGAATCCGCCCTGGCCGCGATCCGGATGCCCAGCGGCGACACCGGGCAGCTGGTGACGCGGTACGAGGACGTGCGCTCCGTCCTCTCCGACGACCGGTTCAGCCGGGCCGCCACCATGGAGGACGGCGCCCCGCGCTACGGCCCGGCCCCGCAGAAGTTCAAGACCCTGCTCAACATGGACGACCCGGAGCACAGCAGAGTGCGCCGCCTGGTCTCCCGCGAGTTCACCGCCCGCCGGGTGGCCGGGCTCAGACCGCGGATCCAGGAGTTCACCGACCGGCTGCTGGACGAGATGGCCGCCGTGGAGGCCCGCGAGGTCGACCTGGTGAAGGCGCTGGCCTTCCCGCTGCCGGTGCTGATGATCTGCGAGCTGCTGGGCGTCCCGTTCGAGGACCGGGAGCAGTTCGCCGCCTGGTCCGACTCCTTCATGTCGATCACCGCCGTCTCGGTGGAGGAGATCCTCGCCGCCCAGCGCGCGCTCTACGTCTACCTGGCGGGCCTGATCAAGGCCAAGCGGGAGAACCCCGGCCAGGACCTGCTCTCCGCCCTCACCCAGATCTCCGACTCCGACGAAGGCCGGCTCAGCGAGGAGGAGCTCACCTTCCTCGGCATCAGCCTGCTGCTGGCCGGCCACGAGACCACCGCCAACTCGATCGCCAACGGCGTGACCGCCCTGCTCAGCCACCCCGACCAGCTGGAGATCCTGCGCAAGGAGCCCGAGCTGATGCCCGGGGCGGTGGAGGAGCTGCTCCGGCTCTTCCCGCCCGGGGACGAGACCCTGCTGCGGATCGCCCTGGAGGACGTGGAGATCGACGGCCAGGTGGTGCCCGCCGGGCACGCCGTGCTCCCCTCGCTCGGCTCGGCCAACCGCGACGAGCGGCACTTCGAGCAGGCCGAGGTCTTCGACGTGCGCCGCCAGCAGGTCGACCACATGACCTTCGGCCAGGGCGCCCACTACTGCCTCGGCTCGGGCCTGGCCCGCGCCGAACTCCAGATCGTCATCGAGACCCTGATCCGGCGCTTCCCGACCCTGCGGCTCGCCGTGCCGCTCGCGGAAGTGCCCCGCCACACCGGCCGCCTCGTGCACGGTGTCAGCAGGCTCCCGGTGGCGTGGTGA
- a CDS encoding SRPBCC family protein has translation MVNGRLPALFRVGPSLATLDRDYARAGRVDSAAPVQARHQVAVAAPPGQVFALITDVAGWPRWFPAVEGVELSPGPLRPGSEFRWRNGKNRIRSTVATLIPGQEISWTGVCSGARAVRRHLLTETADGGTLLTVEESMSGLLLTLFYDSDRLQRATGAWLEALQAIAERGWRDGFQPGQSGSSVPA, from the coding sequence GTGGTGAACGGCCGCCTCCCGGCGCTGTTCCGGGTCGGGCCCTCGCTGGCCACGCTGGACCGGGATTACGCCCGGGCCGGCCGTGTCGACAGCGCGGCACCCGTCCAGGCGCGGCACCAGGTCGCCGTCGCCGCGCCACCGGGTCAGGTCTTCGCCCTGATCACGGACGTGGCCGGCTGGCCGCGGTGGTTCCCGGCGGTGGAGGGCGTCGAGCTCTCCCCGGGTCCGCTGCGGCCCGGCTCCGAGTTCCGCTGGCGCAACGGCAAGAACCGCATCCGCTCGACCGTCGCCACCCTCATACCCGGGCAGGAGATCAGCTGGACCGGCGTCTGCTCCGGCGCCCGCGCCGTCCGGCGGCACCTGCTGACTGAGACCGCCGACGGCGGCACCCTGCTGACCGTCGAAGAGTCCATGTCGGGTCTCCTGCTCACCCTGTTCTACGACAGCGACAGACTCCAACGGGCAACCGGCGCATGGCTGGAGGCCCTCCAGGCCATTGCGGAAAGAGGTTGGCGAGATGGGTTTCAGCCCGGTCAGTCTGGGAGTTCGGTTCCTGCTTGA
- a CDS encoding YrdB family protein — protein sequence MGFSPVSLGVRFLLELSALAAFGYWGFKTAPGGMRVLALIALPIITAVLWTVFATPGDPSRNGGTVIATPGPLRFVLELVILFGAAWALYNAGAKTPAMVLLVVLVIYHLTALDRVFWLFRH from the coding sequence ATGGGTTTCAGCCCGGTCAGTCTGGGAGTTCGGTTCCTGCTTGAGCTCTCGGCTCTGGCAGCCTTCGGTTACTGGGGCTTCAAGACGGCCCCCGGCGGCATGCGGGTGCTCGCGCTCATCGCGCTCCCGATCATCACGGCCGTCCTCTGGACGGTCTTCGCCACCCCCGGCGACCCCTCCCGCAACGGCGGCACGGTCATCGCCACCCCGGGCCCGCTCCGCTTCGTCCTGGAGCTGGTCATCCTCTTCGGCGCGGCCTGGGCCCTCTACAACGCGGGCGCCAAGACCCCGGCGATGGTCCTGCTGGTCGTCCTGGTGATCTACCACCTGACGGCGCTGGACCGCGTCTTCTGGCTCTTCCGACACTGA